DNA from Rhipicephalus sanguineus isolate Rsan-2018 chromosome 11, BIME_Rsan_1.4, whole genome shotgun sequence:
ttttttcttggttcgttttttttttatttcgagcgatagtggttacggacaccggcggcggcggacaactacggcgtcaaaaacggccggtgaaatgatctcataacagctttcgctgtaaaacgcgtgACCAAGTGATTGAGCCAGGGGTTTGCAATTGCGCTCTGCTCCTCCATGGCTATAGCAcattggcaaacgccagccagccgatCTGACAAATGGcgaacctccctgtccttccgttttccttttcctcctcctcctcccgctatatgtatacccctgCTGATACGTCTGCGCATGGGCGCAAAATgacaggcgctatcaagcggctccggcgcagcgtcagacggccacttcgcaacggaggcgcacaggtGGGCACGTGCCGGTGCCAGTGCGTccgccgcggctatgacgtcactcctctggaatgcgcagacccgcGAGGCATGCGGGGCGGCTCCgacgcgccagctgtgcgccgtgtgacgtcactgctcctcgcgcacgcgcagcacgactctcggactgccacgcgaaacttcTCCACCTCAGCCTGTGTAGCTAACGCTATGAAATTACATATTCTAAAATAGCGACTAAATATCGTATTCCAGGGTTTTACATGCAAAAGTGACGGCATGATCatgagacatgccgtagtggGGTTACACACCAGGTTAATTTTGACCGCCCGCGTTTCCTTAAGAGGCAAATGTGTGGAATTGTacacagcagtttttttttttttgcattttacctaatcgaaatgcggctgccatggcTGGCAGTTCAACCCATGCTCAAGTTTTTAGGTGCGCAACACTATAGCTGTTACGTCACCGCTATGAATTTCCGCAAGGACCAATTTTGCAGCTTTCACTTGGGTGGTAAAAAAATCccgcaaccataggcgtgcgcagggggggggggcaagggggcgagaagggggggcgcaaagtcagcccaatacattgtaggggggggggcgagaagaggggcgcaaagacagccgcatacattgacataatagggaggggggcgctgcgacgaaccttcgccccccctgaaggggaaccctgcgcgcgcttATGCCCGCAAtaatttcttgaataaaatgcGAGGCTTACTGCTTAAAAAAAACTGTAATATTCACTCTTACATAACTTCAAGCATTACTTTGTATCCAGAACAAAAAAGGCAGTCCAAAATATATTGTTGGAGAAAATATGTTTAATTCCTGCTTGATTTTTTACATACCGACACAAACAACCAAAACCCTCCTTAGATTTACTTACTGTGACCAACATTATGATGTTGAGCACTGGTACCTTATGATGAAAGCTGCCTGGATTGCACTCATCAGCTGCTATGAACAGTCAAGTGAAGAGGTGCCTACACTTCCTATGTTTATAACAGGGATTTTCACCGCATTGGTACGTGGTATTGTTTTCATAAGCGACTCGAAAAAGTTGGATAAAAGCTGCACTATCGCAGTTCGATTAGCCCCGCTGCCTCTAGGATACGAAGGAAAGGCAGCAGAAGGCGGCAGTACAGCAATACCAAGCGCATAGCACCACCCTTCAACACGGCTCATTTCAAAGAGCAGATTGCAACAGCGTACAAACGCAACTCGGCGAAAATAAATCATCCTGCTTCATATCTGCAGTAGCAAAATTAATTACCGTCGTTTTACTATTTGCTAGCATGCATCCATGAGGACGATTGGAATTACAGTTTAGAATACGCTCAGCCAACACACACTGCTACGGTCCCTTAGACGTCCCGCACAGATCCCATGAACAAAACAACGCTGGGGTCGTGCCACCTAATCAGGAACATGAACGGGCGGTCCACGGTGAAGTTCGTAACAGACCTGGCATAACTATTCGCCGCAGGCATGATGGTCGCGGCCCCAGCTTCTGTGCCTTCCTcgttgacgtcgacgaaggcctTGTGGACGGCCGCCGTCACGGCCAGCTCTTTGTTTCCGCTGATCCCAGAGAGGTCCGCGCCACTCGCGAAGAGGTCCTTGATGCCCATGCGGCGCAATGTCGTCTTCAAGTCCGTGGCTTGCTCCACTTTGAACCGCGGCAGGGTCAGCTTGGTGGTCGTTGCGGGACCTTGCAGGGCAGCCACGACGGTCGCCAGCTTCGTTGCCGTCAACGAGGCCTCCAGGTTCGCCAGCCCTTCCACGTCTCCCGGGAGCAGTATCAGCATGGATGCCTTGCCACCCTTGTACGGAACCTCGATGGCACCCGCCTTGAGGTCGTCGCACTTGGAGCACACGCGATACTGCGCCTGGTTGTGCATCATGTCCACAGTCTTGACCTCGTTCTTGGACACGTGGAAGTTGCCCGGTGATGTGGCGTGCGCGGGAAACTTGTCTTTCCACGTACCTTTGAAGTAGACGGCATTGACTAGGACGAGCACCGTGTGAGCGTCGACGACTCCCCGCGGAAGGAGATCTTTTACCTTTGACTTCGTGACCTCCTCGACCCAGGCATTGATGGCGAGCCTCGCCTCTTCGGTTTCAGTCTTGAAGTTTGCGGGAATGACGGCGCTGCCGTAGAACTCCTCCAGCACTTTCGCGTAGTCCTCTAGGACGCTAAAGGTCTTCTCGCAGTAGAGGCGGTTTGCAGTCACGAGTGTCGCGTCCGCTGCGCTGCTCGAAAGCTGCGCGAGCAATTTACAGAACTGGCCGTGGGCGTGGCTAACACTTTTGATACGCAGGATGTCGGTAATTTCGACGGCGGTATGACCCCTGGCTCCGGCCAAAGTCATAGACAAGATGGCTGCGATGCTGAATGGCGAGGCAACGACGTTCGTGGCGTTTCCGCCATCGTTGACGAGTAGCTCTTTGTAGAGGTCAATGCCGAAAGCCAGCACCGCACTGGATACGTCTGCAGTCATGGTGCCCGTTGTCCAAAGCAGCTTAACTGTACAAGCTGCCTTCAGTAAAGTGCCCTGCAATGTGTAGCGATCTGTTATTATGAAGTTCCAGTCTAcaaggatctttttttttttgtcattcatttgcCCAAAGTTTGAGCTTGCTGCACTAATAAAGACAGCAACACTGCATCAGTATGTGTCGCTGAAGTATAGCAATCAAGGatgttttcatttatttgttGGGAAATCGTTGGCTAATACAACAACAAACGACGAAGCTTCCTTGCTTGAAATTTAATTGTGAAAGCTCCATGGCGTTATATGCCACGAAGTGGCATATAACGCCATGGAGCTTTCAGTCGATATTTGccgcaggaaaaaaagaacagccaCTCACGAATGAGTTAATGAAATGCCcgacttttgtgtgtgtgtgtgtgtgtgtgtgtgtgtgtgtgtgtgtgtgtgtgtgtgtgtgtgtgtgtgtgtgtgtgtgtgtgtgtgtgtgtgtgtgtgtgtgtgtgtgtgtgtgtgtgtgtgtgtgtgtgttctagaATAAAGTGTATCTTTCACTTTGaaggcaggggcggcgccaggatttttttactgggggggcacccacgacaagtgggttccttcaggggggcagagaggctgggaacatatgcattgtattttgactatgcttgctcttgggggggcaaagggggggcaggcggaaattttgggggggctggagcccccccaaaccccccactggcgccgcccctgtttgAAGGTAAACAATTAACACGACTTGAGTAGTCCACATACGGTGCACAAGTCCGCGACATCATGGTCGGAAACGTTGTCGCGCTGTCTCTCGGTTTTTGCAgtatttctttttgctttttcaaAGGTGAGTCGATCGTGAGCAGTGATAGCGCCCTTTTGTAAGCGCACTGGTGCGGAGTTACTTAGCCTGTTTGACTGCTTGCGACAATTTTTTAGAGCGGCAGCTGTACTCCTCCCGGTACAAACCCAGGAAAAAGTTCTTGTGGATGCGTTTGGCGTTGAAGCGGAGCCTCCTCGCccgtgcgtcgtcatagcaacgtaCATGCGCTGTGTTGGTTCTACTCTTCCACGCACCCCATTCCATCGGTCGGCAAGAGCCGCGAGCAggcgggcgcgcgcgcctcgaGACCGCAACTTGACTCTCGCAGCTCTCCTTGCCACGGGGTGGGCGCGGACGCGCGGGGCACCACCGCGGCATGCATACTTTCCGCGGCAGTtgctacttcttcttcttctgtggttattaaggaaaggaaaaagacacctaatttctgtctgcctataggcgacacggcgcagtgccttgtgggggtgggggtaaggagggaataaagaatagtaggaaaatagagagaaaagtgataggagcacatccatccaacgaagagaaaagaggataggaaagatggggaaacggtcacgggagttcagggacgggtccgcgaaacacagctagaggcatggtgcacaacatcggcgaagcggcgaaggccccgtcgatgagcggcgcacggcatagcgggcgaggagtccgtcacggggcgccgatcagcgagaggtacgaggagtaatccaggacatcgcggccggcacgtccgtcttgcttgaaatccagcgagcgaatcctcGTTGCTActatcgctcgacaaacttggtttaaccgcgttcaaccaAAACCTTCTTTTTTGTTGAGTTTCAATTATAAATTGTTGTCAGAAGACCTTGGACATTGCTTACGCGTGTTGGTACTCACATATTTTCATCATAGATAAGCGCATGGGCGTTGTCCGCGCTGTACAAGAACTTTGAACGTGCGTTCGAAGTTCATGCATGACACAGTATTCAtgacatgacctgtcatttatgttggtcatgcACTAATGTCATGCCGTGATAATTTTGGCTAGTTCCGCCATGCTAATTTTGTTTGAAACGGTCGCGGGAGCACAGCAGCGTATGGATGTCATGATGTGCATGACATACATCACTCGAAATTCGAATCATgcgctgtcatttatgttcatcatagatagatagatagatagatagatagatagatagatagatagatagatagatagatagatagatagatagatagatagatagatagatagatagatagatagatagatagatagatagatagatagatagatagatagatagatagatagatagacgaagTTTCATtgtttcgccaagaaatgcttggTGTTTAAGAAAacccggcagatcccatgcactgtaCGAATCAacgtgatgcgaagcagtcagcgaggagctgcatgCGCTGCATTGTTTGACTTTGAGAGAGCTCAAGGCATCCATGTCATGATGTGTCATTCACTATGTTTCTCATGCATGTATGTGCACTATGGTATGTGTCATGCTAATTAAACGATGGCGGCGGCTTCACGACGTTCGTACCATGTGATTAGTGTTATTCATATTATTATAAAGATAACATGCATTTTATGGACATTCATGTCGTCACTTGTTCATGTTCGGCATGCACGGACGCCACTTGATGCATATTTTAGTATATAGCAAGGTAATGCAAAGACCCCAATGACATCACGATGGCGCTTTCTCATGCGTGCCATGCGATATGAGACATGCAATGTCATactattcatgtcgtgacctccATTTGGTGTTGGCCATGCATATTGCCCACGTCATGCCGATTCTGGTACGTACTAAAGTTGATGAAATGACCACGAGAACACCAAGACCCTACCATGTATGCAGTGACGTACAGGATATGCATGACGCGGCATTAATAAGTCATGACATGTCAtttgtttgtcatacactcatgcCATGCGAGTTTCGATGTACGTCAACTTATTGATACGACCGCGAGAGCACCGAGACCGTCTCATTGATGTCATTTACATGACTTGCatacatttttttcggggggaaggTCTCATGCTACGGCATGCCAACTTTTGTATACATCACGTTTATGAAACGGCTGCGAGAGCACTAAAACCGTAGCATGTAAAACAAGACATGCATGACACGATTTTGATGTTATGACCTGtaattcatgttcgtcatactctCATGACATGGAATACCAATTTTAGCGTACTTCAAATTAATGAAACGGCcccgagagcaccaagaccgtgtcaagtaaataataataataataataataataataataataataataataataataataataataataataataataataataataataataataataataatatctggggttttacgtgctaaaatcacgacataattatgaggtacgccatagtggaggtgtccggaaattttgaccatcttgtgttcttttaACGgtcactgatatcgcacagtacacgggcatcttgCACTTCACGTGTCAAGTAAATCATGATCGTACACGACATATGCATGACGTAATTTTCACGTTAATAACTATGACTTGTCAGGTATGTTCGTCTTACACTCATGTCATATGCCAGGCCAATTTTTGTGTTTATGAAGTCAATGAAACGGCCGCGATAGCACCCGtgttatgtaaatcatgacatacacgacatgcatgacatgatttttatgcaatgacctgtcatttatgttcgtctacACTCACGTCATGTCATGCCAAATTTTGTATATGTCAAGTCAATGAAACGGctgcgagagcaccaagaccgtgtcatgtaaatgacgacgtacacgacatgcatgacaCGATTTTCATGTCCCGTCGCTTATGTTCGTCTACAgttatgtcatgtcatgtcaattttggtatatatcaagttaaagaaacggccgcgagagcacgaagacgtagtctgatagatagatagatagatagatagatagatagatagatagatagatagatagatagatagatagatagatagatagatagatagatagatagatagatagatagatagatagatagatagatagatagatagatagatagatagatagatagatagatagatagatagatagatagatagatagatagatagatagatagatagatagatagatagatagatagatagatagatagatagatagatagatagatagatacgcttaatgTGTCTTTTGGTCGCCCAGACAGGCCTCGCACTAAATAAAACAAGTGATTTCATCGTTTTTTATACAACACGCGGGGCTGCAAACGCTCAGGGCACTATAGTAGTTCCAGGCACTTGCAGTTGCCGCCTCCTTTTGACCTGATGGCCGCCGACCACTTTTGGTGGCTTCTCCTCGCCACACAGGCAGGCATGCGCGACCGTCACTCCAAAAGTTTCAGTGTCACATCCTAGCCTCCCCCTAATCGCCAGTAATGAAATGACTCACGCAACCGTAGTTAGTTCCTTGCGGGTAGTTGCGCAGTGGAGTAGAAACTGGGCGGTCGCGAGCGTGGGCGTCAAGGCTCGTGATCACATGTCGAGAGAGTGGAACACCTTTTTACTCGTGATGCTCGAGAGGCGGTCTAGGTACTTACTCTAGGGATCTAGGGAATGTATGTACGAACGATGGAGCAACGGGCTTGTTTCGGTTTGGGCTTCCCTCCCCGAAGGCGAGGTCAGAAGCGGGGAGCGCGCATTTCGAAAATGGGTGGAAGTAGCCATGTTTCATGAACGTCACCTAGAGCTGCTTTTGCAGACTCGTGAGCAAACGCGCGTAAGCACTTTCAGCCTTTGAGCGCTAGTGCATAGCAAAGGAAGCAATATTGAGGGTCTGCCACACTTAatatagggagttttcgaataggggccccaatcgttttggggccccaaagaaatagcgtcgaggctaCTGCGCATTGCGCGTGACGCAAACAGCCTTTGGGTTTTGCGTTCGGgacgcttgtcgaaacgttgtatCCGTGCGACACGTTCTGTGGAAAGATTTTTCATCTTTTCATAGATTGACTTTAGTGTTACTAGCGGTTGTCCTGGGTCGTTCTGTGTAGTCTGTAGCTTGTGTTCGCTAGTATTATGGATTCACTTAGGACACTCCCTACAATACCCCTCCACTCCCAGAAAAGAAAAATCAAAATCATGTACAAACCCCTGAGCGGAAGCAAGCAAGCCGCCGCCTCGTTTTGAAGGGGATGAAAGTCCGTAGAtctttcggagaaaaaaaaaaatgtaggaacTTTAGCTAAAAGAAGCCGTCGACATTGGCGTCCATGCAGCTTCTTGTTTCACGTACTGAACACAAAAGGTAGTCAAACTAACCTCAGGTTATCTAACTGTCGTCGTCGGAACTAGATAAGAAGCGGACAGATTGCTTCGCTTTCTTACAAAGCGAAAGCAAGCGGCTATACATAGTACGTACGTTCGTGCGACGCGAATCGTTATCTGTCCGGTGAGCAGAACAAAGATGCACTCGACTTGCTGCCCGTTATCACCTGCTGCAGGACGATTCCATTTAAAGGCAAATGGTACTACTATAGAGGTCACGTATAGCCATACGGTCGAAGTGTCCGAAAAACTGCCTCGATTTTTTCGTTTGGTAATGTCGGTTCgtatggcaaaaaaagaaaaagaaactatagAATAGACCACGCTGTCAGCCTTGACAAGTGGAGCTAGATCTCCGTGCACGACAGGAGcgtggccaggaattttttttggggAAAGGGGGTTCAAcctcactttatttatttatttatttatttatttatttatttatttatttatttatttatttatttatttatttaaggatACCTTACAGGACCGAAGGCGTTGAGTAAGGGGCGTTACAATGAAATCCTAAGTAAATTTGTAAGGAACAGGGTTATAGTGCAAGTGCATAATAACAACCAAGAAAAATACGGCGCAACAAAGTTAACAATGCAGTACGTTAGCGAAATTCAACAGCACAAAGAACGGCAGATTACAGCACGACAATGAAAAGAAAGCTCAACACTCGGTAAAAAAGATTAACAAAGTTCGAAAGTTAAACGATAAAACAATCTTATGACGCTATATTAAGAAAATGCACCACAAGTTTATGTCGACACGTGTTAGGCTTACTATCAAAGACGATATCATCAGGAAGATCGTTTCACATGCGGATGGCTTGCGGAGTGCTGATACGTTAAACGTGTTTGCGTTACCGCGTGCATATAACACACATTCGAAACTGAAAAATATCGCGGGGGGGGGGTGTCCTCGCCAGTTGAGTGTTATGCGAATGAACTTTCAAAATTGGGGCGATGAGACGCTGCAGGTTACACCTGGGTGCGACAACCTTTCGCTGAATCTTTTCAAGGGGCAATGTATATTACGCTAAAGAGTTCTGCGGTAAGAGCAGGAAGAAATAAAGTCTACATTGATATGAGAAACACGTCGCTCTTTGATTAGAACGGCGACCAAAAGACTTCGACAACGAACAGCTTCTTCGAGACGTGCGCTCGAGAAGACGAACgctgcagctgctgtatgcaCGTCTGAGCGCTGGGGATTGTGATGCATCACATATGATGGATCACTTGCTATAATAAACTAGGCAGCATGCACGTGGTATAGCATCCCGTGTTTGTAGTGCGGCTTTCTTTGCAGGCTGCAAACATATGTGCGAGTTTTTCTTCAACATGTGGAGGAGCCAGAAGGCTTTGCAATCTGTGCGGAACCGCAAAACAAATCTCTAAAGAAGGAGTCCCGAACCGAAAACTTTCTACGCATGGAAAATTCTACACCGGCATAGAACGAAAATCCTACAACTCTCCGCTTCCATGAGCCCAGCGCACGTATATTTCACAATTTTACGATGAATGGCcgtttgttcattcattcatttattcattcattcattcattcattcattcattcattcattcattcattcattcattcattcattcctgcctgcctgcctgcctgcctgcctgcctgcctgcctgcctgcctgcctgcctgcctgcctgcctgctccGCCTGGGCTCATTTTTTGTGCATATTTCTCATCCTTGACCTCAGCTCTTGGCTCATCGCGGCCaacctggtatatacaatgcCCGACCAGTagcgattcattcattcattcattcattcaaccaAAGTGGGCAGAAATAGCCACTCAGAGCCTCGAAGGTGACTGTGATGATTCACGGAGTGTGGAACATGACAGCTGGGCATTACACCGAGAAATGAGCAGTTgataaaaaaagtaataaatgaGAAGAAAGTGAAACCACGCAGCATTACTTGAGGATGAACGAAATAAAGACACGGAATTCGCTCGAGAACTTCGAAGAACGGAACCAAAGTGTGCTAGAGTGCCTgtttaccgtacggtaagtacGGAAATACTGGACGGCTGAGGCCGGCACGTAACTTTCTAAACAGTGGAGCTGCATAAGCCGAACATTGCTCCGTGAAACGTGAatagaaatgatcatcatcatgaaccgacacgcgctctcttcgtcctcttcgtcctctccatccataggcgtgcgcagggttcctcattagggggggggggcgaaggttcatcgcagcgcccccccccaacctactaagtccatgtatggggcagattttgtgtcCCCCCtcctagatgattaggggggcagccgcccccccccctgccccccctgtgcgcacgcctatgtctccaTCTTCAGCTTCGCTCTCAgaatacgtgcgccgatttgaccAAAGCGGGAGGCAGTAactgtgatgggcgagagaataagtacagagagatagagagagaaagaaagagatagaaggaaagtgAAACAGAGAAATTCTTGCCGGAAAAAAGATTAttggcgaggtgggattcgaacccgcgttatCCACGATCAgaaggcaagcgtcgtaaccactcagctGTGCTATCAAAGCATGGCATACAGTTGCATAGTATAGTATCGCAAGATGGTGGGAAGGGAAAGCGAGGGTGAGTCGAGGAAAAGGGAGAAGGGACAGAGTAAAGcaaagcatagaaagaatgagaaatagagagaaagaaaggtcgAAAGGTAAAGAGAGAGCatcaaataaagagagagagagaaagaggaagcaagcaagaaagagagagagatagaaagggaagaaaaagaaaaatggaaaaagatagacagatagagagaaagaaagaaatagaaataaacgcaaacaaaaaagacagaaaaagactgACAGAAGagaggaaaggaaagaaggagaggCCGTTCAGCTATAcacttccttcacgcttggcatCACTTGTGGGAAGCTGCCATTTTTTTAAAAGTTTTCGGCGCGCGAGTTAATTACTGCTTACGGTAGTGACATTACCTAAGTGGCTAATAGAGGTTTTGCAGACTAAGAAGGGCTGCGTGCCCACCACGACTGGTACGACATTACTgtacttaccgtacggtaaaccggCGCTACTAAAACATTTTGCATCTTGGCGTTGAAATCTCACGCTGCGATGCAGGGGTCACTGCGGCGGAAGCCGAGGTGAGGTACCGCGTTTCATGCATAGCGTGCAACGCTGAGGATCAGTTTACAAAAGTCATTGTTGGAGTTTTaagtcccaaaa
Protein-coding regions in this window:
- the LOC119373638 gene encoding leukocyte elastase inhibitor A translates to MTADVSSAVLAFGIDLYKELLVNDGGNATNVVASPFSIAAILSMTLAGARGHTAVEITDILRIKSVSHAHGQFCKLLAQLSSSAADATLVTANRLYCEKTFSVLEDYAKVLEEFYGSAVIPANFKTETEEARLAINAWVEEVTKSKVKDLLPRGVVDAHTVLVLVNAVYFKGTWKDKFPAHATSPGNFHVSKNEVKTVDMMHNQAQYRVCSKCDDLKAGAIEVPYKGGKASMLILLPGDVEGLANLEASLTATKLATVVAALQGPATTTKLTLPRFKVEQATDLKTTLRRMGIKDLFASGADLSGISGNKELAVTAAVHKAFVDVNEEGTEAGAATIMPAANSYARSVTNFTVDRPFMFLIRWHDPSVVLFMGSVRDV